A single genomic interval of Lucilia cuprina isolate Lc7/37 chromosome 2, ASM2204524v1, whole genome shotgun sequence harbors:
- the LOC111690434 gene encoding uncharacterized protein LOC111690434, translating to MLKKPMVKSSVQAPTITSTNSASTAATAQTTIANQAYKCNTSVTNATPSPPPPPLMRAHHHRSITALPAIDLYDNYGASTHVPSSNFNSMSCRRHAKQQQQQLQQTLHHQHHSHQPAQSHSQQHAHQHQQQQYTCCSSYNIDHHKMQMPSTCLCGKLYHQQVRPQETLAPPPPAALHSANRGCNHGFYYAPDSCVHQFEEQDSGFPGLRDQEFYLLHRNIPALRRTGVDTIGIRQHFYPDGGWGWIICGMSFLVHILTTGLQLSYGLTLFYAVQHIQNANGNEWLGALSWSISMLISPFVETICRRKSTRLMAVVGGLILSLGILFTSFATEVDQVIFSYGFVFGIGVAMVRETSTIMLGNYFKKRRLFVEMVAMSGEGVGIALFSVLLKEGVGKTGWRCGLQIVAALTSISFFVGLLYRPASLYHPQRRAIQHLKNQRKKMRDHKNNNPPVEPNILKKLLQDISNLKSGTVKILLLTSAVAALGIYTPMFTMSLNAAKEGSDVQELVLLQTMLGMSTTLGVVLAGVLIRRPFVIHNFVLSTPIISQFFLATVALSILFMSFVMGYKGLCILSGIYGVGFGGFRFSLKMLALERVKVKFSKTWSFVRGIEAIPVLISVPLTIFLNDYSLKYGRAGYYICSAAAAIAAIIIFFIGYSTYPHNPSQRSNMNGAAVPTTPRMRSMSTQYIRHKYQPAFTVDYTKTNGCEYPAPDLINRSCISLNQLGASSSCMCESLRPMCNCHQHHHTPAQQRRHFMSDINRTGGVTALHAAEMGHDHRYPYIYDNGTGNYLRRSLSFIQNANCCGSNQFQLQCQANVQWSNRDLRVENTQPLLCTCSPSSYFQNCKSQSVPEGLSTMSQQCKCKPQPSREYIYVPRQLAQQPLAQHCSCQNLDKSLATATTTTTISASNQSRNVFKDTGPAVATHSTATIPKCKLKRSQSLSRPITYVEQMTTSV from the exons ATGTTAAAGAAACCCATGGTGAAATCAAGTGTCCAAGCACCAACAATTACATCAACTAACTCAGCAAGTACAGCAGCAACAGCCCAGACTACAATAGCAAATCAAGCATATAAATGTAACACTTCGGTGACAAATGCAACTCCTtcgccaccaccaccaccccTAATGAGAGCACATCATCATCGTTCGATAACAGCATTGCCAGCCATTGATTTGTATGATAATTATGGGGCCTCGACACATGTTCCTTCTAGCAATTTTAATAGCATGTCATGCAGACGTCATgccaaacagcagcaacaacaattgcaacaGACAttacatcatcaacatcattcgCATCAACCAGCTCAATCTCACTCCCAACAGCATGCTCATCAACACCAGCAGCAACAATATACTTGTTGTAGTTCCTACAATATAGACCATCATAAAATGCAAATGCCTTCTACATGCCTGTGTGGTAAACTATACCATCAACAGGTGCGACCTCAAGAGACTTTGGCGCCACCACCACCAGCCGCTTTACATTCGGCCAATCGTGGTTGTAATCATGGTTTTTATTATG ctCCCGATTCTTGTGTCCATCAGTTTGAGGAACAGGATTCTGGTTTTCCTGGTTTAAGAGATCAAGAATTTTACTTGTTGCATCGTAATATTCCTGCTTTAAGACGTACGGGGGTAGATACCATTGGCATTAGGCAACATTTTTATCCTGATGGCGGTTGGGGTTGGATTATATGTGGCATGTcttttttggtgcatattttaaCGACTGGTCTGCAATTGTCTTATGGTTTGACATTGTTCTATGCTGTTCAACATATACAGAATGCTAATGGAAATG AATGGCTGGGAGCACTGAGTTGGTCGATATCAATGTTAATTTCCCCCTTCGTAGAGACTATATGTCGGAGAAAATCTACTAGACTAATGGCTGTGGTAGGCGGTTTAATACTCTCTTTAGGAATACTATTCACTTCATTTGCCACTGAGGTGGATCAGGTTATTTTCAGTTATG gttttgtttttggtataGGCGTGGCAATGGTGCGTGAGACATCGACCATAATGTTGGGTAATTACTTTAAGAAAAGAAGACTTTTTGTGGAAATGGTGGCCATGTCGGGTGAAGGTGTGGGTATAGCTTTATTTTCGGTGCTATTAAAAGAAGGAGTGGG AAAAACGGGTTGGCGTTGTGGTTTACAAATTGTAGCGGCCTTAACTTCAATAAGCTTTTTCGTGGGTCTTTTATATAGACCCGCTTCTCTATATCATCCCCAAAGAAGAGCTATACAACATTTAAAGAATCAAAGAAAAAAG ATGCGCGATCATAAAAACAATAATCCTCCCGTAGAGcctaatattttaaagaaattattacaaGACATATCAAATTTAAAATCGGGCACTGTGAAGATTTTATTATTGACCTCTGCCGTGGCGGCTTTGGGTATATATACTCCGATGTTTACCATG TCTTTAAATGCTGCCAAAGAAGGTTCCGATGTTCAAGAATTGGTGCTATTACAAACTATGCTGGGAATGTCTACAACCTTAGGAGTGGTTTTGGCGGGGGTCTTAATAAGACGGccgtttgttatacataattttgtaTTGTCTACGCCCATAATATCGCAG tttttcCTGGCCACTGTAGCACTCTCCATACTCTTCATGTCCTTTGTTATGGGCTACAAAGGTCTGTGCATTTTATCGGGTATTTATGGTGTTGGTTTTGGCGGTTTtcgtttttctttgaaaatgttGGCTCTGGAACGTGTCAAggtgaaattttccaaaacctGGTCTTTTGTCAGAGGAATTGAAGCCATACCAGTGCTGATAAGTGTACCTTTAACTATATTTCTCAATGACTATTCTCTCAAATATGGACGAGCGGGTTACTATATATGCTCAGCTGCTGCTGCCATAGCTGCCATTATAATATTCTTTATAGGCTACTCAACATACCCACATAATCCTTCGCAACGTTCAAATATGAATGGTGCTGCAGTGCCTACAACACCGCGCATGCGTTCCATGTCTACGCAATATATACGTCATAAATATCAACCGGCCTTTACGGTAGATTATACAAAAACCAATGGCTGTGAATATCCAGCCCCTGATCTAATAAATCGTAGTTGTATTAGTTTAAATCAATTAGGTGCAAGTTCTTCGTGTATGTGTGAATCTTTAAGGCCTATGTGTAATTGTCACCAGCATCATCATACACCAGCACAGCAGAGAAGACATTTTATGTCCGATATAAATCGTACTGGAGGTGTAACGGCCTTACATGCCGCCGAAATGGGTCATGATCATCGTTATCCTTATATATATGACAATGGTACGGGCAACTATTTAAGACGTAGTCTTTCCTTTATACAAAATGCCAACTGTTGTGGTTCCAATCAATTCCAGTTGCAATGTCAAGCTAATGTTCAATGGTCTAATAGAGATTTAAG AGTGGAAAACACCCAACCCTTACTTTGCACCTGCAGCCCCTCCAGTTATTTCCAGAACTGTAAAAGTCAAAGTGTACCCGAGGGCCTGTCGACTATGTCGCAACAGTGCAAATGTAAACCACAGCCCTCGCGCGAGTATATCTATGTGCCGCGTCAACTGGCACAACAGCCACTAGCTCAACACTGTTCCTGTCAAAATCTAGATAAATCTCTGGCCACTGCCACTACTACCACTACAATATCAGCCTCCAATCAATCgagaaatgtttttaaagataCTGGACCAGCAGTAGCGACGCATTCTACTGCTACAATACCTAAATGTAAACTCAAACGTTCACAATCCCTATCGAGACCTATAACCTATGTTGAACAAATGACCACATCCGTGTAG